A genomic stretch from Nitrososphaera sp. includes:
- a CDS encoding RlmE family RNA methyltransferase, giving the protein MRLADARKDHYRKLAKDQGFRSRSAYKLIQLNNSYHLLRRGNRILDIGCAPGGWIQVAKRELGDSGTVLGIDLKPVDPIPGAVIITGNIEDPQTTEKILAGLGGPADLVLSDLAPNVSGVWDIDHHRQISLTRKAYEISKQVLRIGGNAVFKVFEGESLAELRAEMKGSFDKLILSKPTASRQESSELYLVCLGRK; this is encoded by the coding sequence ATGAGACTTGCCGACGCCAGAAAGGATCATTATCGCAAGCTGGCAAAAGATCAGGGTTTCCGTAGCAGGTCCGCATACAAGCTCATTCAGCTAAACAACTCATACCACTTGCTCAGGAGGGGCAATCGCATTCTGGACATCGGATGCGCGCCAGGTGGCTGGATTCAGGTGGCAAAGAGAGAGCTGGGTGATTCTGGCACGGTTTTGGGCATAGACCTCAAGCCCGTGGACCCGATTCCCGGCGCAGTAATCATTACGGGAAATATAGAAGACCCCCAGACTACCGAGAAGATACTTGCCGGTCTGGGCGGGCCTGCCGACCTCGTCCTTTCAGACCTCGCCCCAAACGTCAGTGGTGTCTGGGATATCGACCATCATCGCCAGATCAGCCTGACAAGAAAGGCATATGAAATCTCCAAGCAGGTTCTAAGAATCGGCGGAAACGCAGTTTTTAAGGTCTTTGAAGGCGAGTCGCTTGCGGAATTGAGGGCAGAAATGAAAGGCAGTTTTGATAAATTAATACTAAGCAAGCCGACCGCAAGCAGGCAGGAAAGCAGCGAACTCTACCTAGTGTGCCTTGGCCGAAAGTAA
- a CDS encoding transcriptional regulator, with product MKLNDEQIEDLTGKVFRTIIGNGRAGILQSELWKELDLTSRDGSRVAIRLEKRSLIRREKMLENGRWTYKLFAVKLPVDTESIEGAPCLTCPVEHMCSLEGSYSPVSCNLIEDWLVTSFESAGKKSPGAEKDGDESNASK from the coding sequence ATGAAGCTAAACGACGAACAAATTGAGGATCTTACGGGCAAGGTTTTCCGCACGATTATTGGAAATGGCCGGGCAGGCATTCTGCAGTCTGAGCTCTGGAAAGAGCTCGACCTGACCAGCCGCGACGGCTCACGAGTCGCAATCAGACTCGAAAAGCGCTCGCTCATCCGGAGGGAGAAGATGCTTGAAAACGGAAGATGGACGTACAAACTTTTTGCGGTAAAGCTGCCTGTGGATACCGAAAGCATAGAAGGAGCGCCCTGCCTTACGTGCCCTGTTGAGCACATGTGCTCACTGGAAGGGTCTTACAGCCCTGTCAGCTGCAACCTGATAGAGGATTGGTTAGTAACATCGTTCGAGTCCGCAGGGAAAAAGAGCCCCGGCGCTGAGAAGGATGGGGACGAAAGCAACGCTTCGAAATGA
- a CDS encoding 4-hydroxyphenylacetate 3-hydroxylase N-terminal domain-containing protein, which translates to MPIKTGSDYINSLRGRKLEVYLFGKQVDDPVEHPMIRPSINAVAETYDIAVEEPEIGSAHSSLTGLQVNRFLHIAESASDLVNQNRMQRRLGQITGTCFQRCVGMDALNSLYSTTFEIDKNHNTGYHKRLIEFIKMVQAENLVIGGAMTDVKGDRSLSPSQQDDPDMFVHIVKRDEKGIYVTGAKAHQTGCINSHWIIVMPTMRLKKEDRDYAVVGAIPVDAPGIKYIYGRQSCDTRSMEDGTIDAGNSKFSGQEAMIILDNVFIPNELIFMDGEYEFASMLVERFTCYHRRSYVCKTGLGDVLIGAAATAADYNGVSNASHIKDKLVEMTHLNETIYGTGVASSFSAHKTASGNWQNDDMLANVCKHNVTRFPYEIGRLAQDIAGGLMVTMPSEQEFRSPLTGPILEKYLKGRKGISTENRMRILRLIENMTLGRNAVGYLTESMHGAGSPQAQRIQIARQSQLEYKKRLAKDLADVHEGEATDLSQEPSEYFDKIFGSKKPKK; encoded by the coding sequence ATGCCAATTAAGACCGGTTCAGATTATATTAACAGCCTTCGAGGTCGAAAACTCGAAGTATATCTTTTTGGAAAGCAAGTTGACGACCCCGTCGAACACCCGATGATACGACCCTCTATCAACGCGGTTGCCGAGACTTATGACATTGCCGTCGAGGAACCCGAAATTGGCTCCGCGCATTCTTCGCTCACAGGATTGCAGGTAAACCGGTTCTTGCACATAGCAGAGAGCGCGTCGGATCTGGTGAATCAAAACAGGATGCAGAGGAGGCTCGGCCAGATCACGGGGACGTGCTTCCAGCGATGCGTCGGAATGGACGCGTTGAATTCTCTCTACTCCACGACTTTTGAAATTGACAAGAACCACAACACAGGCTATCACAAAAGGCTTATTGAATTCATAAAAATGGTCCAAGCGGAGAATCTGGTAATTGGTGGGGCAATGACGGATGTCAAGGGAGACAGGAGCCTTTCCCCGTCACAGCAAGACGACCCTGACATGTTTGTTCACATTGTAAAGAGGGATGAGAAGGGGATCTATGTCACGGGAGCCAAGGCTCACCAGACCGGCTGCATCAACTCGCACTGGATAATCGTCATGCCGACCATGCGCCTCAAAAAGGAGGACCGCGACTACGCAGTCGTAGGCGCGATACCAGTCGACGCTCCGGGCATAAAATACATTTACGGCAGGCAGTCTTGCGACACCCGCAGCATGGAGGATGGAACCATCGATGCAGGGAACTCCAAGTTTTCTGGACAGGAAGCCATGATAATCCTGGATAATGTTTTCATTCCAAACGAACTGATCTTCATGGACGGCGAGTACGAATTCGCTTCCATGCTCGTTGAGCGATTTACCTGCTACCATCGAAGGAGCTACGTATGCAAGACCGGTCTTGGCGATGTCCTGATAGGCGCCGCTGCGACGGCGGCTGACTACAACGGAGTCTCAAATGCATCGCACATCAAGGACAAACTGGTTGAAATGACCCACCTTAACGAGACCATTTACGGCACCGGGGTAGCATCTTCATTCTCTGCTCATAAGACTGCGTCGGGCAACTGGCAGAACGATGACATGCTAGCAAACGTATGCAAGCACAACGTAACCCGCTTTCCGTACGAGATAGGCAGACTGGCGCAGGACATTGCGGGGGGCTTGATGGTGACTATGCCGTCAGAGCAGGAGTTCCGTAGCCCGCTTACGGGACCTATCCTCGAAAAATACCTCAAAGGACGTAAGGGCATATCGACTGAAAACAGGATGCGAATTCTCAGGCTTATCGAGAATATGACGCTTGGCAGAAATGCAGTGGGATACCTTACCGAGTCGATGCACGGGGCAGGCTCTCCGCAGGCGCAAAGAATACAGATAGCACGCCAGAGCCAGCTCGAGTACAAGAAGCGCTTGGCAAAGGACCTTGCCGATGTCCACGAAGGGGAAGCAACCGACCTTTCCCAGGAACCCTCCGAATATTTCGACAAGATATTCGGAAGCAAGAAGCCCAAAAAGTAG
- a CDS encoding adenine phosphoribosyltransferase, whose translation MVAKAEALDLRQLISDYHDFPKPGILFRDINPVFRNNEALNFIVNEFARRFGKAKIDAVAGIESRGFVIATALALKFGTGVIMIRKAGKLPGTTISRSYEIEYGSATMEVQRDAIREGNSILIADDLIATGGTAVAASELIEDLGGKVAGFAFVIELASLEGSARLREMGYQVHSLVTY comes from the coding sequence GTGGTCGCAAAGGCCGAAGCGCTGGACCTTCGACAGCTGATTTCAGATTACCATGATTTTCCAAAGCCAGGGATCTTATTCCGCGACATCAATCCCGTTTTCAGGAACAACGAGGCTCTGAATTTTATCGTTAACGAATTTGCAAGACGATTTGGAAAGGCAAAGATTGATGCGGTTGCAGGTATAGAATCAAGAGGCTTTGTCATCGCTACCGCCCTTGCTCTGAAGTTCGGAACAGGCGTAATTATGATTCGAAAGGCGGGGAAACTGCCTGGAACCACAATAAGCAGATCGTACGAGATAGAGTACGGGTCCGCCACAATGGAAGTTCAGCGCGACGCTATTCGCGAAGGCAACAGCATACTAATTGCGGATGATTTGATAGCCACCGGCGGCACCGCAGTCGCCGCTTCTGAGCTTATCGAGGACCTAGGAGGAAAAGTGGCAGGTTTTGCCTTTGTTATCGAGCTGGCGTCTCTTGAAGGATCAGCCCGCCTTCGAGAAATGGGATATCAGGTCCATTCGCTGGTGACATACTGA
- a CDS encoding S-methyl-5'-thioadenosine phosphorylase produces MTDSAEIAVIGGTGVYDPGWFSSKREIKVHTPYGEPSDYITIGEFSGTKMAFLPRHGRGHRLPPHRINSRANIWALKQLGVKRIIAPSAVGSLQPEFRPGDIALPDQFVDFTKGRNYTFYDGGQVCHISMADPFCPEMRQVAATVLSELQLAAHNHATYVCVEGPRFSTRAESRFYREVLKAHIIGMTLVPECVLAREAEMCYLPISTITDYDVWHETPVTSDQVIETLSKNVDKTKKVIAKLAPGLPKTAACSCQRALAGSML; encoded by the coding sequence TTGACCGACAGTGCCGAGATTGCAGTCATTGGCGGCACCGGAGTTTACGACCCGGGATGGTTTTCAAGCAAAAGAGAGATCAAGGTTCACACGCCGTACGGCGAACCCTCTGACTACATCACGATAGGCGAGTTCTCAGGGACAAAGATGGCGTTCCTGCCAAGGCATGGAAGGGGCCATCGCCTTCCGCCGCACAGGATAAACAGCAGGGCAAACATTTGGGCTCTGAAGCAGCTTGGAGTAAAGAGAATTATTGCTCCCTCTGCAGTTGGGAGCCTGCAGCCCGAGTTCAGGCCGGGCGACATTGCATTGCCAGACCAGTTTGTAGATTTTACAAAGGGGAGGAATTACACATTCTATGACGGAGGCCAGGTTTGTCACATATCAATGGCCGATCCCTTTTGCCCCGAGATGAGGCAGGTAGCAGCAACCGTCTTGTCGGAGTTACAGTTAGCCGCGCATAATCACGCCACCTATGTTTGCGTCGAAGGTCCCCGGTTTTCCACAAGGGCGGAGTCGAGATTTTACAGGGAGGTTCTCAAGGCGCACATCATAGGAATGACGCTGGTGCCAGAATGTGTGCTGGCAAGGGAGGCCGAAATGTGCTACCTCCCGATATCCACTATCACGGACTACGACGTCTGGCACGAGACTCCAGTCACCTCGGATCAGGTGATCGAAACGCTGAGCAAGAATGTCGACAAGACAAAGAAAGTGATAGCAAAGCTGGCTCCGGGCCTGCCAAAGACGGCTGCTTGCTCGTGTCAGAGGGCCCTTGCTGGTTCTATGCTTTAA
- a CDS encoding PfkB family carbohydrate kinase has protein sequence MLSVFGTMALDTTRTPFRTEFRILGGAATFASVAASLFTKTGIVAVAGGDMPQEYVASLLSKGIDTKGIVIKGDGKTFHYDSSFDYDLSVRTTLRTELNVIADFEPVIPVEYAGSEYVYLANNDPKQNVKILKLFTSPKLVVCDTIEFWIHGSREDVIKMISSCDGVVINDSEARLLFKSANLSTCAKKLLSLGPSFAVIKKGEHGAILFESSGQVFPAAAYFLDEIVDPTGAGDAFAGGFIGHLARKGKLDFATMKEAVVYGNVLGSFAVEDFGVGKLLSITERDVALRYDHYRKLVQF, from the coding sequence ATGCTAAGCGTATTTGGGACCATGGCCCTTGACACCACAAGAACTCCATTTAGGACTGAATTCCGCATCTTGGGAGGGGCTGCGACGTTTGCCTCGGTTGCGGCCAGCCTTTTTACGAAGACCGGCATCGTTGCGGTCGCCGGAGGCGACATGCCTCAGGAATACGTCGCCTCTCTCCTATCAAAGGGAATAGACACAAAAGGCATAGTGATAAAGGGGGACGGGAAAACGTTCCACTACGATTCTTCCTTTGACTATGACCTCTCGGTCCGCACGACTTTGCGCACGGAGCTCAACGTAATTGCCGATTTTGAACCGGTAATTCCGGTCGAGTACGCAGGGTCCGAATACGTGTATCTGGCAAATAACGACCCGAAGCAGAATGTGAAGATATTGAAACTCTTCACTTCTCCAAAGTTGGTGGTATGCGACACGATAGAGTTCTGGATCCATGGAAGCCGCGAAGACGTCATCAAGATGATATCCAGCTGCGACGGGGTTGTAATAAACGACAGTGAGGCCCGCCTGCTGTTCAAAAGCGCAAACCTTTCGACATGCGCCAAGAAACTCCTGTCCTTGGGACCCAGCTTTGCAGTCATAAAGAAAGGCGAACATGGCGCGATACTGTTTGAGAGTTCGGGCCAAGTATTCCCGGCCGCCGCTTACTTTCTCGATGAAATCGTCGATCCGACCGGAGCAGGGGACGCCTTTGCGGGGGGTTTTATCGGTCACCTCGCGCGTAAGGGCAAGTTGGACTTTGCAACCATGAAGGAAGCAGTGGTATACGGCAACGTGTTGGGCTCCTTTGCGGTGGAGGATTTTGGCGTCGGTAAACTGCTATCTATCACTGAAAGAGATGTTGCTCTGCGATACGACCATTACAGAAAGCTGGTCCAGTTCTGA
- a CDS encoding UbiX family flavin prenyltransferase: MKIVVALTGASGVIYGIRLLEELGRLGLETHLIMSEWAMKNIKIETDRSPESVIALASRHYDDSNLAAPVSSGSFKTNGMIVIPCSMKTVSSIANGFDDTLISRAAGVCIKESRKLVVVPRETPLSRIHLVNMLKLTESGVTILPAMPGFYHKPKTLDDIIDHLVGKVLDQFNIEHSLFRRWGGAEK, translated from the coding sequence GTGAAAATCGTCGTCGCCCTGACTGGGGCGTCCGGTGTCATTTACGGGATACGACTCCTCGAGGAGCTTGGCAGACTTGGTTTAGAAACTCATCTGATAATGAGTGAATGGGCCATGAAGAACATAAAAATTGAAACCGACAGGAGCCCCGAATCTGTGATAGCACTTGCTAGTAGACATTACGACGATTCTAACCTTGCCGCTCCGGTCTCGAGTGGCTCTTTTAAGACAAATGGAATGATAGTCATCCCGTGCAGCATGAAGACGGTGTCGAGCATCGCCAACGGCTTTGACGACACTTTAATTTCAAGGGCTGCCGGAGTCTGCATCAAGGAATCTAGAAAACTAGTAGTCGTTCCAAGGGAGACGCCGCTGTCAAGGATTCATCTTGTTAACATGCTGAAGCTGACTGAGTCGGGTGTGACAATCCTGCCTGCAATGCCCGGCTTTTATCACAAGCCTAAGACCCTGGACGACATAATCGATCACCTGGTCGGAAAGGTTCTAGACCAGTTTAACATCGAGCACAGCCTCTTTAGGCGATGGGGGGGCGCGGAAAAATGA